One genomic segment of uncultured Desulfobacter sp. includes these proteins:
- the aroC gene encoding chorismate synthase: MSSSFGKLFRVSTFGESHCPGVGVVVDGCLPGMPLAEADIQCQLDRRRPGQSAVSTDRQESDQVAIQSGTERGLTLGTPISLFVPNKDQRPGDYKSMADIPRPSHADYTYQSKYGIRASSGGGRSSARETIGRVCAGAIAEKMLNTALGINIVAWVSQVGQIKAPAIDDSNLTRAMVDANMIRCPDTDAAKAMEAAVLQAKKEKDSVGGVVSCICTNVPAGLGEPVFDKLEALLAHAMLSIPATKGFEIGSGFAGVEMRGSEHNDPFIFKDGRLGTTTNFSGGIQGGISNGEPIVCRVAFKPTATIGLAQETVDFQGRQTTLAAKGRHDPCVVARAVPIVESMAALVLADVMLQQQARLAGAALMGGH, from the coding sequence ATGTCAAGTTCATTTGGAAAATTGTTTCGTGTTTCAACCTTTGGTGAATCCCACTGTCCCGGGGTCGGGGTGGTTGTGGACGGGTGTCTGCCCGGCATGCCTCTGGCTGAAGCCGATATCCAGTGTCAGCTCGACCGCAGGCGCCCGGGCCAGAGTGCCGTGTCAACGGACAGGCAGGAGTCGGACCAGGTGGCCATCCAGTCCGGCACGGAACGCGGCCTTACCCTTGGCACACCCATCAGCTTGTTTGTACCAAATAAAGATCAACGCCCAGGCGATTATAAATCCATGGCAGATATCCCAAGGCCCTCCCATGCGGATTATACCTACCAATCAAAATATGGAATCCGGGCCTCGTCCGGCGGCGGCCGCTCTTCAGCCCGGGAAACCATTGGCCGGGTCTGTGCCGGGGCCATTGCCGAAAAGATGCTTAACACCGCACTGGGTATTAATATTGTTGCCTGGGTTAGCCAGGTGGGGCAGATCAAAGCACCGGCAATAGATGACTCAAATCTTACCCGGGCCATGGTGGATGCCAACATGATCCGTTGTCCGGATACGGATGCGGCAAAAGCCATGGAAGCGGCTGTTCTCCAGGCGAAAAAAGAAAAGGACTCCGTTGGTGGTGTTGTTTCATGCATCTGTACCAATGTGCCGGCCGGCCTTGGCGAACCTGTGTTTGACAAACTTGAGGCACTTTTGGCTCATGCCATGCTTTCCATTCCCGCCACCAAGGGGTTTGAAATCGGGTCGGGGTTTGCAGGCGTTGAAATGCGCGGTTCCGAACATAATGATCCTTTTATTTTCAAAGACGGACGGCTTGGGACCACAACCAATTTCAGCGGCGGCATCCAAGGCGGAATTTCCAACGGCGAACCCATTGTGTGCCGAGTGGCATTTAAACCCACGGCCACCATCGGACTTGCCCAGGAAACTGTGGATTTTCAGGGCCGACAGACCACACTTGCGGCCAAGGGCAGGCATGACCCTTGTGTGGTGGCCAGGGCTGTACCCATTGTAGAAAGCATGGCCGCCCTTGTGCTGGCCGATGTCATGTTGCAGCAGCAGGCCCGGTTAGCCGGTGCGGCACTCATGGGCGGACATTAA
- a CDS encoding DVU0772 family protein has translation MRLKDIKNNYNLINSVDWEMTPEEAIALHLEWGPLRSQRYYNSRDNSNETVYFVINTWKKKPILTLVRRKGFDSEELGSFDLPNDVVSDFMKGIGKYKGVYAVEGKVRDWIKKELDA, from the coding sequence ATGAGACTCAAAGACATTAAGAATAATTATAACCTGATAAATTCCGTTGACTGGGAAATGACCCCTGAAGAAGCCATTGCTCTGCATTTAGAATGGGGACCCTTGCGTTCACAGAGATATTACAACTCCAGGGATAACAGCAATGAAACCGTTTATTTTGTTATCAACACCTGGAAGAAAAAACCCATTCTGACCCTTGTCAGAAGAAAGGGGTTTGATTCTGAAGAACTTGGCAGTTTTGATCTACCCAATGATGTTGTTTCAGACTTTATGAAGGGTATCGGCAAGTATAAAGGGGTTTACGCAGTGGAAGGAAAAGTCAGGGATTGGATTAAAAAAGAACTTGATGCTTAG
- the proC gene encoding pyrroline-5-carboxylate reductase, with amino-acid sequence MLQDKKIGFIGSGNMGEALVSGLVMSKAAKPENIICSDIFPETLKEIHEKYGVLTTTSNIEVCEKSEIIIYATKPQILGSVLKETAPALDKSKLVISIAAGVPLAAIAAGLKKELRLIRSMPNICAFVKESATAICSGQFVQEGDVEMARAVFDSVGKTVFIQENILMDAFTGLSGSGPAYIFTIVDAMADAGVKMGLSRKDSLFLSTQTVLGAARLLLESQEHPGQLKDRVASPGGTAIAGIHTLEQGGLRTTLINAVESATKRSMELGDMMVKEFIKNAEN; translated from the coding sequence ATGCTTCAGGATAAAAAAATCGGTTTCATTGGAAGCGGCAACATGGGGGAAGCCCTGGTCAGCGGGCTTGTGATGTCCAAGGCAGCTAAACCCGAGAATATCATCTGTTCGGATATTTTTCCCGAGACACTCAAGGAAATTCATGAAAAATACGGGGTGTTAACCACAACCAGCAATATTGAAGTCTGTGAAAAATCAGAAATTATCATCTACGCCACCAAACCCCAGATTCTGGGTTCCGTACTCAAGGAGACGGCACCGGCCCTGGACAAATCCAAGCTTGTGATTTCCATTGCTGCGGGCGTGCCTTTGGCTGCCATTGCCGCAGGCCTTAAAAAGGAGCTGCGCCTGATCAGATCCATGCCCAATATCTGTGCATTTGTCAAAGAGAGCGCCACAGCGATATGTTCGGGGCAGTTTGTCCAAGAGGGCGATGTGGAAATGGCCCGAGCGGTTTTTGATTCCGTGGGGAAAACCGTATTTATTCAGGAAAACATACTCATGGATGCGTTTACCGGCTTAAGCGGATCCGGTCCGGCCTATATTTTCACCATTGTGGATGCCATGGCTGATGCCGGAGTAAAAATGGGGCTGTCTAGGAAAGATTCCCTGTTTTTGTCCACCCAGACCGTGTTGGGTGCGGCACGCCTGCTTCTTGAAAGCCAGGAACACCCGGGCCAGCTCAAAGACAGGGTAGCCTCTCCAGGGGGGACTGCCATTGCCGGTATCCATACCTTAGAACAGGGCGGGCTTCGCACGACTCTGATCAATGCAGTTGAATCCGCTACCAAACGCTCCATGGAATTGGGGGATATGATGGTGAAGGAATTTATCAAGAACGCGGAGAATTAA
- a CDS encoding CDP-alcohol phosphatidyltransferase family protein: MNTSKNDRHQAGMLFFATDLPNICSLTGLLCALLGIYYAILQNFQAAVIGMMWAVLFDWADGIIARNMKNRTDKQKEFGGQLDSLIDMVSFGICPAVFLLSYAEFSPWFLPGAFVIVGAAAIRLSYFNVFGLVDGSTYRGLALDNNIIILAFIFLLEGVFDSGVFSGFLYALFLVMAAFNLAPIHTPKFAGKWFYILTAYTIVLTLVYGGIIWSRS, translated from the coding sequence ATGAATACCTCTAAAAATGACCGGCATCAGGCCGGAATGCTTTTTTTTGCCACGGATCTTCCCAATATCTGTTCGCTGACAGGACTCTTATGCGCACTTCTTGGGATTTATTATGCAATTTTACAAAACTTTCAAGCCGCAGTCATTGGTATGATGTGGGCGGTTTTATTTGACTGGGCCGACGGTATCATTGCCCGGAACATGAAAAATAGGACGGATAAGCAAAAGGAATTCGGGGGGCAGCTCGATTCGTTGATCGATATGGTAAGCTTTGGTATCTGCCCGGCTGTTTTCCTGTTGAGTTACGCAGAGTTCAGTCCATGGTTTCTTCCGGGTGCCTTTGTAATCGTCGGGGCTGCTGCCATCCGTTTGAGCTATTTTAATGTATTTGGCCTTGTCGATGGGTCAACGTACAGGGGCCTTGCCCTTGATAACAATATCATTATTCTGGCCTTTATTTTCCTTCTTGAAGGCGTTTTTGACTCAGGGGTATTTTCAGGCTTCCTTTATGCTTTGTTCCTGGTCATGGCCGCCTTTAACTTGGCGCCGATTCATACCCCCAAATTTGCCGGAAAATGGTTTTATATTCTCACGGCATACACCATTGTATTAACGCTTGTTTACGGGGGGATCATATGGAGTCGGTCCTGA
- a CDS encoding aminotransferase class I/II-fold pyridoxal phosphate-dependent enzyme yields the protein MPLREYHNQAEKYEYISNQHGGYYRHDFIDHAYLYNLYFPPEEVFDRFKNKIHDLVLNYPVAQNVLASLVGRIINQKAEHIVVGNGAAELIKIVSGQLSQKLIVPVPSFNEYANAAPKGHVIEFPLEFHSFELDVEKFAAHAIKEKADIAVVVSPNNPTSMAIPKFDLIFLAKKLGRHNCRLIIDESFIDFAQDPHQLTMEPEIERYPNVAIFKSMSKAYGICGLRIGYLLTANTELAHGVRQGVHIWNINGFAEEFLRILPDFSDDFIKSCNRVKQDRGKLYSDLKSLLGGTIYAPDANFIFCRLPDGGPDGPEVTKRLFIEHNMYIKHCAGKTMPEADRFIRIAARTNKENSDLVDALVSILGYKKL from the coding sequence ATGCCATTGCGTGAATATCATAATCAAGCGGAAAAATATGAATATATTTCAAACCAACATGGTGGATATTACCGACACGACTTCATAGATCATGCATATCTGTATAATCTATATTTCCCACCGGAAGAGGTATTTGATCGTTTTAAGAATAAGATCCATGACCTGGTGTTGAACTATCCTGTTGCCCAGAATGTCCTTGCCTCACTTGTGGGAAGAATCATCAATCAAAAAGCGGAGCATATTGTTGTCGGCAATGGTGCGGCAGAGCTTATTAAAATCGTCTCGGGGCAACTTTCCCAAAAGCTCATTGTTCCCGTACCGTCATTTAATGAATATGCCAATGCCGCACCCAAGGGACATGTCATAGAATTCCCGCTTGAATTTCATTCCTTTGAACTGGATGTAGAAAAATTTGCAGCGCATGCCATTAAGGAAAAAGCGGATATTGCAGTCGTTGTATCTCCGAACAACCCGACTTCAATGGCGATCCCAAAGTTTGATCTGATCTTCCTGGCAAAAAAATTAGGACGCCATAATTGCCGGTTAATTATTGATGAATCTTTTATTGACTTTGCACAGGATCCGCATCAATTGACCATGGAGCCTGAAATTGAGCGGTATCCCAATGTCGCCATTTTCAAAAGTATGAGCAAGGCCTACGGAATATGCGGTCTTCGCATCGGATATCTTCTGACCGCAAACACAGAATTGGCCCATGGGGTCCGTCAGGGTGTCCACATCTGGAATATTAATGGCTTTGCTGAAGAATTTTTAAGAATTCTGCCGGATTTTAGTGATGATTTTATTAAGAGCTGTAACCGGGTTAAACAAGACCGGGGAAAGCTTTATTCAGATCTGAAAAGCCTGCTGGGGGGAACCATTTATGCCCCGGATGCCAATTTTATCTTTTGTCGCCTGCCCGATGGCGGCCCTGACGGTCCAGAGGTCACGAAAAGATTATTCATTGAGCATAACATGTACATTAAGCACTGTGCCGGGAAAACCATGCCGGAGGCGGACCGGTTTATCCGCATTGCCGCCCGGACAAATAAAGAAAATTCCGATCTGGTGGATGCTCTGGTCTCCATCCTTGGTTATAAAAAATTATAA
- a CDS encoding phosphocholine cytidylyltransferase family protein — protein MTKPKPYYHKKRITTALLLAAGMGSRLSPLTQSAPKCLTMVNETCILDRLITSLNSHGFKRLVVVTGHLEDSIRNFLEDRAGSLVIEYVFSPRYKTTNNIYSLWMARNLINEPFLLIESDLVFDPSLLKEMVYPDRIAVGSIKPWLNGSTVTVNQSRRVDAFHSNTSETPLRTKYKTVNIYSFSLSSWRQVVKVLNAYIRAGRVNDYYEVIFREMVAQKSLSLKAISFDGKPWYEIDTLEDLASAERLFPSRFSENLLFYNIDQNADTHQGNSNWGLKGQGHAIA, from the coding sequence ATGACAAAACCAAAGCCGTATTATCATAAAAAACGTATCACAACAGCCCTGCTTCTTGCCGCCGGTATGGGGTCACGCCTTTCGCCTTTGACCCAAAGCGCGCCGAAATGCCTTACAATGGTGAATGAAACCTGCATATTGGACCGACTGATCACCAGCCTGAATTCTCATGGTTTCAAACGCCTTGTTGTGGTAACAGGGCATCTGGAAGACAGCATCCGCAATTTTCTGGAGGACCGAGCAGGTAGCCTTGTCATTGAGTATGTTTTCAGTCCTCGTTACAAAACTACCAATAATATTTATTCTTTGTGGATGGCCAGAAATCTTATTAATGAACCGTTTCTCCTGATTGAGAGCGATCTTGTTTTTGATCCGTCCCTGTTAAAGGAAATGGTTTATCCTGACAGGATAGCTGTTGGGAGTATAAAACCCTGGTTGAACGGCTCCACGGTCACTGTAAATCAATCCCGTCGGGTTGATGCATTTCATAGTAACACCTCCGAGACCCCGCTCCGGACAAAGTATAAAACCGTGAATATCTACAGTTTTTCCCTTTCCTCCTGGCGCCAGGTTGTTAAAGTTTTAAACGCGTATATTCGTGCCGGAAGAGTCAATGACTATTATGAGGTTATATTTCGTGAAATGGTGGCGCAAAAAAGCCTGTCTCTTAAGGCAATCTCCTTTGACGGCAAGCCCTGGTATGAAATAGACACCCTGGAAGACCTTGCATCGGCCGAACGGCTGTTCCCTTCAAGATTCAGTGAGAATTTGCTCTTTTATAACATTGATCAAAACGCTGATACCCATCAGGGGAATTCAAATTGGGGGTTGAAAGGACAGGGTCATGCCATTGCGTGA
- a CDS encoding putative quinol monooxygenase: MIAVRITLDVLPEKQLELIQTLFTLIKPVGKEHGCKIYKVYRDIKDENNFCLFEEWETREDLEQHIKTLRFKVLLGTKTLLRKPPEIRIYTVSKTQGMEAVMAIRTKEIL; this comes from the coding sequence ATGATCGCTGTCCGAATTACTTTAGACGTATTGCCGGAAAAGCAACTGGAACTTATCCAGACCCTTTTTACGCTGATCAAACCCGTGGGCAAAGAACATGGCTGCAAAATTTATAAAGTTTATCGTGATATCAAGGATGAAAACAACTTTTGCCTGTTCGAAGAATGGGAGACCCGTGAAGATCTCGAGCAGCACATAAAAACCCTTCGGTTCAAAGTATTGCTGGGCACCAAAACACTTTTACGCAAACCGCCGGAAATCAGGATTTATACCGTCAGCAAAACCCAGGGAATGGAAGCTGTCATGGCCATAAGAACCAAAGAAATCCTATAA
- a CDS encoding sigma 54-interacting transcriptional regulator, producing MQHSFLDIFNDILGAVREPLVLLDSDLKVVNANQSFYTMFRVKPLETEGVVIYDLGNRQWNIPKLRELLEDILPHNSVFNDFEVVHEFETIGPKIMHLNARRIHSETDHRELILLAIEDVTEREHHKRNLEDIVEIRTAELVRAKQTAEKEKQVAESALLEIKKLKNKLAEERAYLKEEIKLEHDHENIIGQSDGLKYVLYKIEQIADSNTIVLILGETGTGKELVARAIHGYGNRKNKALVKVNCAALPSSLIESELFGHEKGAFTGSTGLQLGRFETANGGTLFLDEIGELPLELQSKLLRVIQDGEFERLGSSKTIKVDTRIIAATNRNLEEETQKGRFRDDLWYRMNVFPITMPPLRDRIDDIPLLVDFYVKKISRRFGRDIKMVPRNVMNALQNYHWPGNIRELENVLERSIINSSGPKLRLADDLSKPYKRLGKNNKTLDAVQRDYIIRVLNQTCWKVSGKNSAAQILGLNRSTLRARMRKLNIIKP from the coding sequence ATGCAGCATTCGTTTTTGGACATATTTAATGACATTTTAGGGGCGGTACGCGAACCACTCGTATTACTTGATTCTGATCTAAAAGTTGTCAATGCCAATCAATCTTTTTACACAATGTTCCGTGTCAAGCCTCTTGAGACTGAAGGCGTGGTGATTTACGATCTTGGCAACCGGCAGTGGAACATTCCAAAACTTCGGGAACTGCTCGAGGATATCCTCCCTCATAACAGCGTATTTAATGATTTTGAAGTGGTACATGAGTTTGAAACCATCGGGCCCAAAATAATGCATCTGAATGCCAGGAGAATCCATAGCGAAACAGATCATAGAGAATTAATTTTGCTGGCAATTGAAGATGTTACCGAGCGGGAGCATCACAAAAGAAACCTTGAGGATATCGTTGAAATCCGGACGGCTGAGCTTGTCCGGGCCAAACAAACGGCTGAAAAAGAAAAGCAGGTTGCAGAATCCGCCCTTTTAGAAATTAAAAAACTGAAAAATAAGCTGGCAGAAGAACGGGCATACCTGAAAGAGGAAATCAAGCTCGAACACGACCATGAGAATATTATCGGGCAAAGTGATGGGCTCAAGTATGTACTCTATAAAATCGAACAGATTGCCGACAGCAACACAATCGTATTGATTCTGGGTGAAACCGGAACCGGCAAGGAGCTTGTGGCCCGGGCCATTCACGGCTATGGTAATCGAAAAAACAAAGCCCTGGTAAAAGTTAATTGTGCGGCACTTCCCTCAAGTTTGATCGAAAGTGAATTGTTTGGTCATGAAAAAGGCGCGTTCACCGGCTCTACAGGCTTACAACTGGGACGATTTGAAACGGCCAATGGGGGCACTCTTTTCCTGGATGAAATCGGAGAACTTCCTTTGGAATTACAATCCAAACTACTTCGTGTTATCCAGGACGGTGAATTTGAACGACTGGGAAGTTCGAAAACCATCAAAGTAGATACCCGGATTATAGCCGCCACGAACCGTAACCTGGAAGAAGAAACCCAAAAAGGACGGTTCCGGGATGATCTGTGGTACCGGATGAATGTATTTCCGATCACAATGCCGCCTCTTCGGGACCGGATAGACGATATCCCCCTTCTGGTTGATTTTTATGTTAAGAAAATTTCCAGAAGATTTGGGAGAGACATTAAAATGGTCCCCCGGAACGTGATGAATGCGTTACAAAATTATCATTGGCCGGGAAATATACGGGAATTGGAGAATGTTCTTGAACGTTCGATCATTAACTCGTCTGGCCCAAAGCTTCGTCTGGCTGACGATCTTTCCAAACCTTATAAACGATTAGGAAAAAATAATAAAACCCTGGATGCTGTCCAAAGAGATTATATCATCCGGGTACTCAACCAGACTTGCTGGAAAGTCAGTGGGAAAAACAGCGCTGCCCAGATTCTAGGTCTGAACCGAAGCACCCTGCGTGCCCGTATGCGCAAACTTAACATCATTAAACCATAA
- a CDS encoding metallophosphoesterase, translating to MNILHISDLHFGPRHWDGNDKILLKKLNSYDADIVINTGDSTTDGLEDEYAKAGRFLKSITCKTKISVIGNHDKRNMRSHELFRKYIYKPDIIYIPEMVPSKKKHLFLNRDITRVRDNFTDINFIKRISVKNLTVLIISIDTNELYSDEGYVEEEILKAVSKEIRQVEYDLPILLTHYSILGTDECPLRNSSLLIDFVHQHKIENVFCGHTHEMELMKTTDLYHGRSFTQFLCGTLSSSNHPNDDNMFLYYQNFGCKDMHLFLVRIFPEKDNLTFKEEMVF from the coding sequence ATGAACATCCTTCATATTTCTGATCTGCATTTTGGTCCTCGCCACTGGGATGGGAATGATAAGATTCTTTTGAAAAAACTTAATTCATATGATGCCGATATTGTCATCAATACCGGAGACAGCACTACCGACGGCCTGGAGGATGAGTATGCCAAAGCCGGTCGTTTTTTAAAATCAATTACATGCAAAACTAAAATTTCAGTTATCGGGAATCACGATAAAAGAAACATGCGCTCCCATGAACTGTTCCGAAAGTACATTTACAAACCGGACATCATTTATATTCCCGAGATGGTACCGTCCAAAAAGAAACATCTATTCTTAAACCGGGACATAACCAGAGTCCGCGATAACTTTACCGATATAAATTTTATCAAACGTATTTCGGTAAAAAATCTAACGGTTCTGATTATCAGCATAGATACAAATGAACTCTATAGTGATGAGGGGTATGTTGAAGAAGAAATTTTGAAAGCCGTCTCAAAAGAGATCAGGCAGGTAGAATATGATCTGCCTATTTTGCTGACCCATTATTCCATTCTGGGAACAGACGAGTGCCCGTTAAGAAACTCATCCCTCTTGATCGACTTTGTGCATCAGCACAAGATAGAGAATGTTTTTTGTGGTCATACCCATGAGATGGAATTGATGAAAACCACGGATCTTTATCATGGCCGCTCCTTTACACAATTTTTGTGCGGGACCTTATCTTCCTCCAATCACCCCAATGACGACAACATGTTTTTGTACTATCAAAATTTCGGCTGTAAGGATATGCATCTATTTCTGGTGAGAATTTTCCCGGAAAAAGACAATCTCACATTTAAAGAAGAAATGGTTTTTTAA
- a CDS encoding TraR/DksA C4-type zinc finger protein, whose protein sequence is MNKKQIEFFKTILNRQIDDCLHHADHVMSERSFQSSQQSESMDRASADTDQSLKLKIRSRESLLIQKIHQALERIEIGSYGICESCGEDISILRLKARPVTTKCISCKEEEERIEKLSNN, encoded by the coding sequence ATGAATAAAAAGCAAATTGAATTTTTTAAAACTATTTTGAACCGTCAGATTGATGACTGTCTGCACCATGCGGACCATGTGATGTCGGAAAGGTCATTCCAAAGCAGTCAGCAATCAGAATCAATGGACAGGGCTTCAGCAGACACTGACCAGTCTTTAAAATTAAAGATCAGATCAAGAGAAAGTCTGTTGATTCAAAAAATCCACCAAGCTTTGGAACGGATTGAAATCGGTTCTTATGGTATCTGTGAATCTTGCGGTGAAGATATTTCCATACTCAGACTTAAAGCAAGACCTGTCACAACCAAATGCATCTCTTGTAAAGAAGAGGAAGAAAGAATAGAAAAATTGAGTAACAATTAA
- a CDS encoding radical SAM protein, whose amino-acid sequence MRYEGPIYRPPSEADSLLVQATVGCPHNKCTFCTIYKNGPRFRIRPVQEIMEDIDSASKSYGPNVRTLFFPAGNTIAMKTDDLAAICIYARKIFPDLERITVYGSSQYIHKKGRRGLKQLADAGLNRIHVGLESGNDDVLRYVKKGVDAKRQIEAGQWVVAAGIELSLYVVLGLGGVVLTDSHADSTANALNRINPDFIRLRTFVPKINTPILDEVESGKFKMLGPHGVLKETERLVRQLKVTSYLASDHYTNYIDVHGKLPESQNQIIEQIKAAYQLPESQFRPFFIGDK is encoded by the coding sequence ATGAGATATGAAGGTCCCATATATCGTCCACCCAGTGAAGCGGATTCACTTTTAGTACAAGCCACGGTCGGATGCCCTCACAATAAATGCACTTTTTGTACGATTTATAAAAATGGTCCACGCTTCAGGATCAGACCTGTTCAAGAAATTATGGAAGATATAGATTCTGCATCCAAGAGTTATGGACCTAATGTCAGAACGCTGTTTTTCCCGGCAGGAAATACCATTGCGATGAAAACAGATGACTTGGCTGCAATCTGTATTTATGCTCGCAAAATTTTTCCTGATTTAGAACGTATAACTGTCTACGGCTCGTCCCAATATATCCATAAAAAAGGACGACGTGGTCTAAAACAATTGGCAGATGCCGGGTTAAATCGTATCCATGTTGGTCTTGAATCCGGCAATGATGATGTTCTGCGCTATGTGAAAAAAGGAGTAGATGCCAAACGTCAGATCGAGGCAGGTCAATGGGTCGTTGCCGCGGGAATAGAGCTAAGTCTCTATGTTGTATTGGGGTTGGGAGGCGTGGTTTTAACTGATTCGCATGCAGACTCAACGGCAAATGCGCTCAACCGGATTAATCCTGACTTTATCAGGCTTAGAACTTTTGTGCCGAAAATCAACACACCAATTTTGGATGAAGTTGAGTCCGGCAAATTTAAAATGCTGGGACCGCATGGTGTTTTAAAAGAAACCGAACGGTTAGTCCGACAGTTAAAAGTGACTTCGTATTTAGCCAGCGATCATTACACAAATTATATTGATGTACACGGCAAACTACCTGAATCGCAAAACCAAATTATCGAACAGATTAAAGCAGCATATCAGTTACCTGAATCTCAATTTCGTCCTTTTTTTATTGGAGACAAATAA
- a CDS encoding TIGR02757 family protein produces MKIGVRKLKSKLDQLYSVYNQKQYVDPDPLLFLYNYPDVRDREIAGIIASSLAYGRVAMIMQAVSAVLEKMGPDLRRFVMNADPESIAGMFQNFKYRFATGDHLSALIMGLQAVLADYGSLAACFTVDQTGGTDLYEGLARIRTRVVREGGAGHLLADPGKASACKRSHLFLRWMVRKDQVDPGGWSNVPAAALTCPVDAHMFKIGHMLGFTKRRSADGVCAAQITQGFKRICPEDPVKYDFCLTRFGIRDGLDMSELKRFLKDDNYHV; encoded by the coding sequence ATGAAGATTGGCGTACGAAAACTAAAATCAAAGCTGGACCAACTTTATTCGGTATACAACCAAAAACAGTATGTTGATCCTGATCCATTGCTGTTTCTTTACAACTATCCGGATGTCCGGGACAGGGAAATCGCAGGAATCATTGCCTCGAGTCTGGCATATGGCCGGGTGGCCATGATCATGCAAGCTGTGTCGGCTGTGCTTGAAAAAATGGGACCTGACCTTCGCAGGTTTGTAATGAATGCCGATCCGGAAAGCATCGCCGGCATGTTCCAAAACTTTAAATACAGGTTCGCCACAGGGGATCACTTAAGCGCCCTGATCATGGGGCTTCAGGCGGTTCTTGCCGATTACGGATCCCTGGCCGCCTGTTTTACTGTGGATCAGACGGGTGGGACAGATTTGTATGAAGGACTTGCCCGGATCAGAACACGGGTTGTACGGGAAGGGGGTGCCGGGCATCTCCTGGCTGATCCCGGAAAGGCGTCTGCCTGCAAGCGCAGTCACCTGTTTCTAAGATGGATGGTGCGCAAAGATCAGGTTGATCCGGGAGGCTGGTCCAATGTCCCGGCCGCAGCGCTGACCTGTCCTGTGGATGCGCACATGTTTAAAATCGGCCATATGCTTGGATTTACAAAACGCCGCAGTGCCGACGGGGTCTGTGCCGCCCAGATTACCCAAGGCTTCAAGCGGATATGCCCTGAGGATCCGGTGAAATATGATTTCTGTCTGACCCGGTTCGGCATCCGTGACGGGCTTGATATGTCTGAACTAAAACGGTTTTTAAAGGACGATAATTATCATGTATAA
- the sfsA gene encoding DNA/RNA nuclease SfsA yields the protein MYKGYELPPLIKGKLLKRYKRFLADIELKNGEVVTAHCPNSGSMKGCARPGSEAWISQSTNPKRKLKYTWELTRIDGTVIGINTLVPNRLVKASVENDLVPELSGYSRVTSEVKTSEHTRLDLMLEDDNKKPCFVEIKNCTLVENGVARFPDAITTRGQKHIQELVALAAGGHRAVLFFLVQRTDADNFTPAADIDPEYAEKLMQATLKGVEIIVRDVVFNLDADPALIRLDRSLNFSRPD from the coding sequence ATGTATAAAGGGTATGAACTGCCCCCCTTAATCAAGGGTAAACTTTTAAAACGATATAAACGCTTCCTGGCTGATATTGAACTGAAAAACGGTGAGGTGGTCACGGCCCACTGCCCCAACTCAGGATCTATGAAAGGCTGTGCCCGGCCGGGTAGCGAGGCGTGGATCTCACAAAGCACCAACCCGAAACGAAAACTTAAATACACCTGGGAACTTACCCGGATTGACGGCACTGTCATCGGTATTAATACGCTAGTGCCCAACCGGCTGGTCAAGGCATCTGTGGAAAACGATCTGGTACCGGAGCTTTCCGGTTACAGCCGGGTGACCTCAGAAGTAAAAACATCCGAACACACCCGCCTGGACCTGATGCTGGAAGATGATAATAAAAAGCCGTGTTTTGTGGAAATCAAAAACTGCACCCTGGTGGAAAACGGGGTGGCAAGGTTTCCGGACGCCATTACGACGCGGGGACAAAAGCATATCCAGGAACTTGTGGCCCTTGCTGCCGGTGGCCACAGGGCGGTTCTGTTTTTCCTTGTCCAGCGCACAGATGCCGATAACTTTACCCCGGCTGCTGATATTGATCCTGAATATGCAGAAAAATTGATGCAGGCCACGTTAAAGGGGGTTGAAATTATTGTCCGGGATGTTGTTTTTAATCTGGATGCAGACCCGGCACTAATTCGCCTGGATCGTTCTTTGAATTTTTCCAGGCCTGATTGA